Part of the Mycolicibacterium mageritense genome is shown below.
AGGCGCTGCTGAAGACTTTCCGCACAGGGTCTACGGCTGGCTGTACTGGACGCTGATCATCGGCACGGTCTCCGCCGCCAGCGCCGCGTTCACCCTGTCATTCATCGCGGTGTTGGACTTCGCGCGGGACTACGCGGTGATGTCGTCCATGTGGATTGCGTGGCTGTTCCCGATCATGTTCGACGTGGTGATGGCACTGTCAACGCTGGCGATTTTCGCCCTTGGCGACAAGCCGATGAAGCGGGTGAAGAAGGCGAAGGCGTCCAAGGTTGAGGAATCCATCGCCACAATCGGCTTGCTGCCCAAGGCGCGGATTCGCCTGTTCGGGGGCGCGGCGACAGTGCCGACACTGCCGCCGACACCCCATCGACAGGTCATCGACAGCCCACCATCGACGGTTCAGCGACAGCCCATCGACAGCCTGGCGACACCTACCCCCGTCAACGACACCCCGTCATCGACACTGCCGCCGACGCCTAAACCTGTCGCCGAAGCTGTCAACGACGCTGCCGATGACAGCGACATTGACATCGACAGTTTGTCGTTCGCCGCTGCTGTTGCCGACCGCGCGAAGGTGAAGCAGACACCGGGAGTCGTTCATCGAGTCATCGAAGTTCTTCGAGAGACGGACGGGAATCTATCCGAGGCGTCGCGGGCGGTGAGCCTGAGCCGCGATCCCGCTCGCCGAATCCGTGACGCCCTGGCGGAGCTGGAAGCAGAGGAGCGCCACGCTCTCACTGTTGTGGGCTGACTCCACCGCCCACCAATCCCAATCAGCCCCACACTTACCTCTCCCGTGGGGCTGATTGCTGTCTGGCTTTCCTACACCCGCCGCGTTACGAGCCGCCTTCTGGCGGGGACAGCGGGAACTGTCCCCATCACATGAGCGAAAGCGGTGTGTTGTTCTTCAAAAACTAGTTCTGAACACGCGAAATACCCACCATTTTGAAAGCCGAGCGGGTCGGGGACATTTGTTATGTCCCCGATTACGGGGGACATTACGGGGACAGCGGATATGCCCACCACCGCCATTCCACAATCCCCATTCCCGCCCATCCAAGCCGCCCCGATTAGCCTCTCGAAAGGGTTTGCCTGTTGCTCCGATATATACACCCACCCCGCCCTGATGACATGTATCGCTGGAGCTGTGAGCTGGGGGAATGTGGGTCGTCTGGAAGTTTTACGGTGACACGCCGATTTCAGGGGAGAATTTGCTAATTCATGCTACCCTCATAACTAGCACCGAGACGGCACTAGGTCCAACTCGGAACTGCTAATGCCGCATTAGCAGCCACCACAAGACCTATATAGAGAGAAGAAAGAAATGTCACCCACACCTACACCCACGCCCATTCCACTGCCCGACCACCTGGAGGGCTCATATGGCACGTCCCCTAGCGGACTCGATGACGTTCTGACCGACATCGCCGCGAACGCTGACCCCAACGCGCCCTACGGCGAAAAGCTCGACGCAGCGCTGGCGTCCGTGGAACGGACGATTTTCGGAGTGGACTATGTGCCTGACACCGGGGTGGTTATCACGGTGTCGCCCGTCGTCCTTCTGGTGACCGCTGTCGTCGGTGTCCTCATCGCCGTCCTCATCGTGGCTCGCCGCGCCCGTCGTTCCGATGAGCCACGAGGACAGTTCATCGCAGAACGTGAGCGCGAACGGCTCGTGGCGCGGGAGCGGGACGCGGCGGCGAAGGTCAAGGCAGCAGAGGACGTGAACCGATGACCTACCCTCACGACCCATACGGGCAGCCGCCCATGACCCATGACCCCATCTACGCCGCGCGTCGGCGCATGCAGGGCTGGTGGGCGACTTTCGCCGTGTTGTTCGTCCTGGGGCTGGTGATCAGCGCCGCGTACAGCGCGACGCTTGTCCCGCACACCAATCCGTACATCCACACGATGCAGCCGACGACGATGAGCTACGTACTCCTAGCCATCGGTGTGGTCAACGGGATCGTGGGCACCGTCGCCTTCATCATCGCCATCCGCGCGACCCGCGAATGCAGCCAAATCAAGCAGTCAATGTACGGAGGTTTCTGACATGAGAATCTCAACGATAATTGCGCTGGGCAGCCTCGCCGCCGCCATCCTCCTGGGAGGGCTGAGCGCCGCGCTCGGCGGTACGGCGACCAAATGCACACCCGTCCAACGCCCCCGACCTGATGGCGGATTTGTGACCCTCCAGGACTGCGCTGTCGGCGCGGTGACCCCTGGAAAATTGTTTGCTGGGATAGCGGGATTGTGTTTCCTCGTCGCCGTCCTGGCGGGCTTCGTGGCGGTGGTATCCGCCCTGACACGTCCCATGGATAGGGCGCTCTCACCGACCGTCAGTGCAGCCGCTGACGGTGGTGCGAGGGCAGCGGCAGCCGCCCGTCAAGCTCATGCAGCCCGAGCTGAGCGGCGTCAGCAGCAGGGGTACGGCGGGTACTCAGCAAACTCTGGTGGTGGCTATGGAACTGGATACATCGACGCCGAGGTGGTGGATTTCCCCGAGACCGAGGACTGGCTGAACACCGATCCTGTGCAGCCCGAGCCTTCCCCATCTACCGATGACCGCCCCCGCAGTGGCTGGGGACGCGGCGTCCAGTTCGGAGACTGACCATGCGGGGCGCAGCGCGGTGGTTCGGCATCCTCCTAATGGGCATCGGTGCGATGTTCCTCCTTGGCGGTTTGATGGGCGGCGACGCCATGACGCTCATTTCCGGGGTCTTCTTCGGGGGTTTCGGCGCATTCCTCTACTTCTGGGGACGCGGCGCGCGCGGAGGCGGCAGAGGAGGCGGTGACCCCGTATGGGCAGCGCAACGTGAGCGAGACGAGGCGCTCTACAGCGTTCAGCGCAGCGGGGCGCAGGCAATCGAAAGCCTTCGGCAGCAGGAGACCGCCAAGGCGCGCGCCGCTGTTGCGCGCGGGCAACAGCGAACCGAGTCATTGGAAGGAGCGTGGCTCTGATGGGTCTCTTCAGCAACAACGGCTACGTGCCGTCCGCGCGCGACAACTACATGCGCGGGTTGAAGGAGCAGGACTATCAGCGCCGCCGCGCCGATTCACAGTTTGATCAGGCGCGAAAAATCGTTGACGGCATCCCCGCGCTCATCGAGAAAGAGCAGGAGAAGGTCAAGCGCGACGCGCAGAGTGTCGTCAGTGGTATCCGCAAGTCCGCTGAGGTGGAAGAGAAAAGGCTTCTCACCACCCCGGTGACGCAGTACAGCGGTGGCGCGCACGGTAACCCGAACCCCATCATCGTGTGGCACTGGCGAGTGCCGATGCCGTCCAGCATCAACATCAGCGTGGAGGGTGTGAAGCGCACGGATGCTGGACCCGTTTTGGCGCTGCAACCTGGTGGTGGAATCGCGCCAGACGACATCATCCCGAGCGCCCTCCGCAGCAAGCTCGGTGCACGTGACGGTTTCGCCGCATGGGCGACTGAGGTGAACGAAGTGCTGGCGGAGATGGAGGATAGGTACCCGATCCTGGCGGACATCCGCGACGACAAGGTGTTCGCCAAGATGCTCAGCGCGACCGGAGTCAACAGGGACGAGAAGGGCAAGGACGTTGACCTGGAGGAGCGCGGTGCTTACGGCACCGTGTACAGCCGCCCCCGCACCGTGGTGCACGTCCCCGTGCTAGTGGGTATCGACATCACGCCCGAGGGACTGGAGTTGACTTTCGCTCACGACGACCACCGTCGTGCAGGGGACATCGGCGGGGCGGTTCTTGACCGTCTCAGGTCAGCGTTCAACGCGGGCGGTGTCCACAACGCCCGCAACTTGGTTGCCGTCGATGGCGACAACGGTGAACTGATCCTTCAGTTCCGCGACGCCCCGAGCCATTTCCCCGCAGGCATAGCGTTCCTGCCCGCCGAACCGCCCAAGTCGTTGGACGAGGCGAAGAAAAGGTACCCATCGGCAACCTGGTGTGTTGGTGTCGATGCGCGAGGGAACGAAATCATGCCGACCGTCAAGAGCACACGACACTGCATCGCGGCGGGTCAGCCTGGTGTCGGTAAATCGGTCTGGGTTCGCGGCGTCATTGACTGGTTCCGTGTCGGTCTGGGCGCGGAAATCTATTGCGGTGACGGGAAGGGTTCGGACTACGCCTCCCTCGCTGGACAGCCAAATGTGCGGATGGTCAGCACGTCGGCGGCGCAGCATCTGCGCATGGTGCGCGAAGTATGCGACGAGTTGGAACGGCGGCGATCAGAAGCTGCGATCAACAAGAAAACAGACCCGAACCCGTACGACCGATACAGCCCGATCCTATTGGTGCTGGACGAGTTCGGGCTCATGAAGTCCGAAATCAACGATCTGGACAAGAAGGACGCGTTGATCACCTTCATGGACGACCTAGCGAAGATCATCAAGGTGGGGCGTGAGGCGCGCATCGTCCTTCTCCTGGCGGCGCAAGACGTGTACGCGGACACGATCCCGGTAGCCCTTCAAAACCAATTCGGTCTGGCAGTGCTGCTTGGTGTCCCCGGTGAGCGGACGATCCAAGGTGACTTCGTGCCCGAACGGCTGCGAGACACCGCGCGGCGCATCGGCGCACGTCTTGTACGCCCTGGTGCCGCCATGTACATCGAACGTGAAACCGAGGGGGTCATCGAGGTGCAGACTCCTTACAACTATTCGCCTGGCTCGACACCGTTGACCGCCGCGCTGACCGATGAGCAGCGGGCGGTGTGGGCTGATGCGAAGTCCCGCGCCGAGGCACTGCCGTGGTTCTACCCGCGCCTGGGTATCAACGCCACGCCGGGGTGGGAGAAGAGCGGTACGCCCGCAATCGTGGACACCGAGTTGGTGGTGATGACCGACCGCAACGGGAACCTGCTTCCGGGCGCTGAGAAGTTCGACCCGATGGACGAAACCTTCGTGGGAGCGGGCGGTACCTCGACGGTGAAGCCTCGACCACGTATGTGGGATCACGACAACGACCCGTCAACCCCTGAGGTACCTGTGACCGCTGACCCCGCAGCGCCTAACAGCGACAAGGTGTCAAGCATCCAAGGTGAGCAGATCAGGGGCGGGGGTGACCTGTGACGCGCTCGGTGGTGGCTGTGGACACGACCGTCTTCTACACCTCGATTGCACGCCTGGTGGACGGTGACCCCACACCTCGATGTGGCTACCTTCACGCGGCGGACGTGACCTCACACCATGCCCCCGCACAGGAAATGCGGCGTCACGTTGACCTCGCCGCGCAGGTGGTTTCGGCGATCACGAAGTCCCGTTTCGGTGTACCCGACCTTGTGGTGATGGTTCGCCCGTACTTGGGCACCATGACCGCTGACCCTTCAGCGCAGCGGCGGGTTTCGGTGTGGTGGGAGATTGTGCGGCAACTCGACGTTGCAGGTGTGCCCGTTGGTGAGGTGAGCTTGTTGAGTGTGCAGAAATCAGCTCTCGGAAGCGCCGCGTTCGGTAAGAAGGGCACCGACGCCTTGGCGCAGTGGGTGGCTGACAACTGGACGAGGTGGACACCGCCCCTGTACGACGGGAAGCCCGACCCTCGATACCGCGCGACGACCCTCGCGGTTGCCGCAGCGGGGGCACTGGCAGCAGGTTTCCCCGCCGCGCAGTTGCCCGCATCGGATGACGTGGTGAACGCCCTGCGCGGCGGGATGAACCTTCCCGCTGGTTTCCGGTTACCTGATACCGCGCCGCGCGCCACTGGAACCAAGAAACGGCTGACCCGTGATGAGTACATTTCGGAGCGCCTGGTGGAGATTGCGTCACTACCGATCACGGAACTCGAAACGTGGAAACCCCGAAGTCCCGCGTTGAAAGAGGCACTCAAAGAGCGGTTTGCGAAGGAAGAAGACCGCCGCTTGGAGGCGTCCATCATGGGAGGCGAATTGTGATCACAACACCCGCATCGGTGACCCTCATCGCCGCTGGTCTCGGCAACCGATCCGATGGCACCTCAAACGGCTCATTGACCGCCCTCGTTGACAGGATCGTCATGGGCTCGCTCACGGTATCGGTGGGAATTTTCATCGTTCTCTTGATGCTCGCAGCCTGGGTGAAACAGAAGGGCACGGGCAGGTTTGAAGCGGGCGGCGGGCGAAACGGCGGGAATCCGATACGGGCGATTGTGCCGCCCGCCGCTGGTTTCCTCGTCCTGACGATCCTCTTGGCTGGCGTGTGGGCTCTCGTGAGGGTGGCAAGTGGTCTGAGCGGCGGGATGTTCTCGTAATCGGCTGTGGCACAACAGGTTTAAAGGTTACGCCGTAGCCAAAATCCACGGCGGAGATACACGTTGATTCGCGCGGTGTCCCTTCCCGAGCGTGAGGACACCGTTGCGGCGGCGTACGGCAACGCGATGTCGGTGAGCTTCGCCGCGACAGGCTTTCCGCTCGACCCCGCGATGATGTACCGCACCGGACCCGCACCGTTGGCGGGTGACGCGGCGAAAACCTCCGCCAGCACCGTGTCCGTTTCGGTGTTCACGGCGTCGATCACAGCGGAGTCCCGTGAACCCAGCTTCTCCAGAACCACTTCCGCAACGTCGCCACGTGCATACTCTTCATCCAGCGCAACGGCGCTGGCGAGCGGCAGCCGCACACCACGTGCGAAAACCCGTGCGTGCCGCCCTTCGATACCCACTTCCTCGTCGGTAGCCAGTTCGCCCAGGAAATCAGGCGGCGTGAGTAAGTCACGGTGAATGCGCAGCGGGCGCGCCATTCTCCACGAACCCGTGTCGGCGGTAGGTGTGTACTCATCGGATTCACGGTCGATGGTCAGCCAGCCCGACTCGTCCTCCGCCGTGACAGAGAGCCATGACTTGTTCATTCCGGTGTAGAGCTTTCGCAGCCACGATCCCGCGCCCACGGTGAAACTGACACCAGCCCGGTCCCGTGCGGTAGCGGTTAGCGCCGCAACGATGTCACCGTGCGACGCCGCGCTGATGTGAGGGTGTACTCTCCGCGCCGCCGCCGCGACGGCGATCCCGAAACGGGCTTGTGGTGGTGTGGACGCGGAAGGTGTGTTCATGGTCGGACTGTACGGCGCAGCGCTGTACAGTCACGTGATTTCAGCGAACGTCGGGTGTCCCCACTACACCGCCGCCTTGCAGGCTCCCGAACAGTAGGTACCCAGCGGAAACACCACTGCCCACCCCGAATGTCAGGGTGGGCGGTGGGGACGTCACCGCTATGGCTGATAGACGAAGTAGTACCCCGCGCCGCGAGAATCATTCTTACGGTACGTGCATTGCGCGGGCGCTGCCGAGCCCATCATCTGGGAGGCACGCTGCCCGCATGTCCAATCGCTGCTGAAGGGTCCGACCCATCCCGCTGGGTCTGCCGCCGCTGTGGTTGCCGCGCCCAGTGATGCCCCCGCCGCGAGTGCCATCGCCCCAGCTACCAGCGCGATTTTGTGTTTCATGGTGTCTCCCCGTCGTTGTGGTGTTGTTCTGACGTTAACAGCAAACACAGAGGTTCGGACACTAATTTGTGCAGGGGACACCACTTCCCGCGCTTTGGTCACCTACACGAAAACCGCCCCCGGACATCTCCGGGGGCGGTTCTTGGTCTCCTTGGTGAGGGTCTACGCAGCGCCGCCTCCTGTGAAGTCCTTCGGGTAGAAGAACAACGGCATGTCGGACTCCACCACCTCCGCCAGGCTCACTACCTCACACTCGACACCCGCCGCGTCCAGCTTCGCCAGCAGCGCCTCGGTTTCGGGGCAGGGATTCTCGTGCCCGCTCACGCTGCCACCACCTCGGTGTACGGCTCTTCGCTGATCCCGAAACGCTCACACAAGGAAAGGATTTCGGTTTCCAGAGCCACGATTTCCACCTCCGCGATTTCCACCGCAGCTTGGAACGACATGCCAGTGAACAGGTCGTCAGCGGTGTCTCGCCAGCGCTCGATTTCGGTGATTCTCGTCCGCATCGAACGGATGTCCGCAGCGGCGGTGAGAGGTGAGGTAGTGCATGGTAGTATCTCCGTATCTGAATTGTGTTGTACTGAAGCGCCTCGGCGGCAACCGGGGCGTTTCGTCTTTCCTAGCGGGTCTTGTCCCGCCAAGCCTTCGCAGCGTCACGCGCCTTGATGTAGCGCTCCACGTCGCGGCGTGAGTAGACGACAGTTCGGTGCCCGATGCGGGTGTACTTCGGTGAGGTTCCTCGGTATCGGTACGTCGCTAGGGTGCTCGGTGAAACACCAAGCATCTCAGCAGCTTCCGCCGATGTCAGGGTGTCCTTGGTGCTCATGATGGTCTCCAGGGTGAGAGGG
Proteins encoded:
- a CDS encoding P-loop NTPase family protein, with protein sequence MGLFSNNGYVPSARDNYMRGLKEQDYQRRRADSQFDQARKIVDGIPALIEKEQEKVKRDAQSVVSGIRKSAEVEEKRLLTTPVTQYSGGAHGNPNPIIVWHWRVPMPSSINISVEGVKRTDAGPVLALQPGGGIAPDDIIPSALRSKLGARDGFAAWATEVNEVLAEMEDRYPILADIRDDKVFAKMLSATGVNRDEKGKDVDLEERGAYGTVYSRPRTVVHVPVLVGIDITPEGLELTFAHDDHRRAGDIGGAVLDRLRSAFNAGGVHNARNLVAVDGDNGELILQFRDAPSHFPAGIAFLPAEPPKSLDEAKKRYPSATWCVGVDARGNEIMPTVKSTRHCIAAGQPGVGKSVWVRGVIDWFRVGLGAEIYCGDGKGSDYASLAGQPNVRMVSTSAAQHLRMVREVCDELERRRSEAAINKKTDPNPYDRYSPILLVLDEFGLMKSEINDLDKKDALITFMDDLAKIIKVGREARIVLLLAAQDVYADTIPVALQNQFGLAVLLGVPGERTIQGDFVPERLRDTARRIGARLVRPGAAMYIERETEGVIEVQTPYNYSPGSTPLTAALTDEQRAVWADAKSRAEALPWFYPRLGINATPGWEKSGTPAIVDTELVVMTDRNGNLLPGAEKFDPMDETFVGAGGTSTVKPRPRMWDHDNDPSTPEVPVTADPAAPNSDKVSSIQGEQIRGGGDL
- a CDS encoding helix-turn-helix transcriptional regulator → MSTKDTLTSAEAAEMLGVSPSTLATYRYRGTSPKYTRIGHRTVVYSRRDVERYIKARDAAKAWRDKTR
- a CDS encoding Asp23/Gls24 family envelope stress response protein — encoded protein: MTYPHDPYGQPPMTHDPIYAARRRMQGWWATFAVLFVLGLVISAAYSATLVPHTNPYIHTMQPTTMSYVLLAIGVVNGIVGTVAFIIAIRATRECSQIKQSMYGGF